The window CTCTCGTCAaatcttttttgtttttatCCCTCTGCAGAGCACGGCAGACACAATTCGTCCAGGaatctttttcttctgtCTTGTAGTACGTATCGCACTGTCTTAGAACCCCAATCCTTCCATTCATATACTTTCTACAAGCATTCTGTACGGCATCCAATGCTTACAGTGTGTCGAAAAGATTGTGTATACGCTCTGTTTAAGGTGCGCAATGACCATATCTGACGCCCACGACCACCAAAATGGTCTTCTTACCACCATATGTGCGTCCATACATAGAATCATTTTTCTATTTAAGGTTAGCTACTTTTATTTAAGGCTGCAGACTTCACAATGAGACTATGTGCTAGCCACCTTCTGGCCCAGACTCTCAAGCAAATGCTGCCAGgaatctcttctttcttcttccactgaTAGTCAGCGACTATCTTTCCGTGCCACAACACCCAACCTCTCAACTTGCATAACGGGCTCAAGTCATGGTGACCTGGCCAATGTCACGAAATCAGTTGTCAATGGCACCCACATGTGCTTTTGCCGCAGATTCTTCGATTTCCCAGCAGACGCGGTCCGATTATAACGATTCTTCAGATCATTAttccgtcctcctcctccacgaAGTGAGTAATAGTCAGCAATCCTTTCAGTGACGTGAGGAGAAAAATAGTGTAACACGTCAGAGGTATCCCCTCAGCAACAGATACATCTCCAGAAGAGAACGACCTTGACGACCAGCTTCCCATCGGTCCTCACATCAAACCTAACTTGGCTGTCATTATTCAACCCACTTCTGATGACAAGCAATAGCCTCTCCGGATCCCGCTCCCACACATCATTGCTTGCagatatcttcttcattgggGGCAACTCAATCTTGGGTTCGTGAACTaactcttctccctttcgaCTGGTCTCAATGCCCGACTTTCTTGTTGGATATGCACGGGCATCTGCACAGGCTTAATTTTCATCCAGACTGCCAAGGGCTTCAAGAGATGCTGCAAAAGCCCAAGGCCTTGCATTACAGATGAAGCGGGTAAGCACGGGGACCAGGATCAATCTGGCCAGCAGTCAGTATCGGGACCATCCAGCACTACAAAAAAACCCAAGTCATTATGGACTAAGCCCTCGAAAGATAGATTCTACTTTATGTCTTTTGTCTCGGCTCGCTCAGAACAAGGGCCGCTTTTCTACGACGTAGATGGTAGGGATCTCCCATCATTTGTGTATGCACACATTTGCGTACGTCTGCTGTATTCATTTACATTACCCTCGGATTGGGGTTCTTGTCACTAGCCCACATTCAGAGGACATCATACACGGCGTCTCATGAAGATTGCTAGATTGGGACTTTCCATGCATGGGGTGACGAGTTAATGATTAAGAGTGCTCCACCTGCTTAGGTAAACATATGGTTATCTTCAAATGGTTGACCTTGAATTGTGGAAGTAAATTCGACGATGGGGCGGCTTAGGCCTGATGAGTAGGACAAGGGGGAGTCGACAACAGGCCGCTCTCGCCTGGTGAAATTGAACGAAAATAATGGCACTAAAAAAAGTACATTGACGTAGGATAAATACGCAAGTGACATTATTAGAGATATCCAACGATACTCCAAGTTACTTGCATCGATAAAAGACAGAACATCAATAAATTATTTAGTACTCCGATATAAGTTCAATTGTGAAAGGTAATACATGACTATGAACAACAACCGTGCAGAAAGCATCTGATGGCGAGATGTGTGAGTGGTCTAAACAGCTGTCTTAAGGTGTTGTTCGACACTGAAAGCCCGGCAGTCCTCCGGGGCGTGGGTTCGAATCCCACTCTCGTCAAtatttttgattttttgcACTTTTAGTACTCGTGCAACCAGTCAGTCATGCTGCATATAACAAAGCCGAACTGATGATTCGCAAGTACATATATGTAAAAGTTACTCATAGAAAATTTAAAAAAAGACAAGGTGAACCAATCCTGAGGacaaaagatgatgagccgTCAACTTCATGGGTTCTCTCCTCGTCAAGATAGGCCGTTGATGGGGATATTCTTCATCGTGCGCCAGGTCCATCGGATGTCCATGCCTATCGATACCATGAAATGTATACTCATTTTGATTCTACTACGACATCTATTACAAGTATTTCCCAAATTCCTTTTAAAATGCACTGCTCGTCCTCATTTGCTCAAGCTTCTTCAGAACATCACCCACGCTCCTATCCAAATCGGACGCGATCGCTTGTTGCTTAGGGTAAGGCAAGAGACTAAAGCTCTCACACAGATCCCCATCAACAACGCCTTTGATAGGAACATAGTAACCCCTGTAAGCAATGTGGTCTCGGCCAACTAGAGAAATGTCTTGTGTTCGCATGTGCTATTGTAAATCAGTCAGTAATGATGCAAACAATATTTTGATACGTTTACTTACCATTTCGAGAGTTGACATGAATTCGATATCGTCTGAAGACACGAAGGGAACAAGGGCACCAACAGCGCCTGAGATAGTGGTGTAGACCAACACATCTCGTCCACCGGCTACCAATGGGATTTTAGTTATACTACAAAATACATTAGCTCAAGAATTAGACAGTATAAAGGGATACTCACGAAGTGACGACACTTCCAATATTATAATGCGCTATCATCTCTGTCTTGTGTGCTGCACCCATCAGGAAACTCTTCTCGTGCAAGATTGTAGCACCGGTAGGGTCGTCATCCACCTTCTCTGATATACTAGGGTCCAGTCgattgatgaagatatTTCCGAACTTGTCACCACATGCAACAGTCTCATAATCGACGCTTGTGACACAAGTGATCCACCGAGGTTGGGAATCGTCGGCAAAAATGAGGAGCTGTCGGGTGGGAATGGAGCGATAGACACAGTAGAAAGTTGATTCTTGCATGTCACCGACGATTATTCGGGCTCCTTGGACGTTGATGGTAACGACAGCCGTGGGGAATCCCTGCCAGATATCAGTTGTTGTCCGTCGGAGTAAGATCACAATCTTACATTGTTCTCACACTTTCTCAGCAATGCCTTTTTACCCATCTCGTATAATCTCAAAGACTTGCCGATGCCCGCCAACAGAAAGCCTTGGAAGCCAGCCAAGCAAAGCGGTATGTCATCGGTCTTAGTCTaaagaaaggcaaagggGGTTAGCCCGGACTATGCCATACATCTTGATTCCACCGACCTTGTGCAAAAACTCAAGGATTCTCCCTTGCTCCTTAATCGCATATACTCTCAAGTAACCCTCTTTACATCCTTTGGGCTGCAAAGTTGTCTTTACACCAGTACCAACCACGAGGAACGGCTCGCCGCCACCGCGTTCAAAGTAGGCAATAGCAATCGAAAAGgcagcttcatcttcatcgagGTCAAAGGTCATAATGGTTTCGTTCTAACACCGTTCTATCAATACAGTTCATAGGCCGCCAATATTACTCACAGCAAGAGGATCCAGTACTCGCACACAAGATGCCCAATGGCCGGCGGGGGCTCTAGGCCGGCCAAACTCATTGGCAGGGAGATCCAACAATAAGGTATCAACCCTTCTACCTTCCGACTCCTTCTGCTTGACAATCCTCTCAATGGCGCCCTTTGAGTATGTTCGGTGATCCGCTTCAATCATGTAAAAGACAGAATTAAAGGGATGGCTGATGAACTTGCGAGGTGTATAAGTCAATGGGGTGGAGTCTTGCTTAAGTTTTTCACCTAATTTGGGAATACTGAAAATTCTATACTACATGtcaacctcaaccttgATGGTACAAACTTAAGAGCATACCTCAGTGTATTACCCGAGATCCCGATCAATCCATCAGGACACATAGCCGCTGAGAGTGACCAGGCATATTCCAGAGTGTCGTAAATAAGTGGTTGGGTCTGCAACATATCCTGGTACGTGTAGAGCAACCAGGTTCTGCTAGAGAATGCCATAACACTGGGCTGACCCTGAACGTTCGCACGAACAAGTTTGGGAGGCTTGGCACCGAGGAATCGAAGTCGAGTGTCAGAGAGAGATCCGTCAACAGGGTCGACAACGGTACGAAGCAGAACGCCGTTCATGAGACCGATGTTCAGGAACATCGTAGCACGGTTCTTGTCAATACTGGTGTCAAAGATCTCCGCGAGACAGATCGAAGTGGGGGGAGCAGTGAGGGCCTGTATATAACGTTTAGCCATGTCTATAAGATTATCGATACAAACATACCTGAAGACTCAAAGTATCCAGAGTGCTATCTGGTTCCAAAGAAATGATGGACACTGTTTGATTGTCGCAACCAACAGCCAAGAACGgtgtccttcttctcccctcgGGCACCTCAGCAATAGTCACGCAAGTGGCATTACCTGGCaacgccttcttctcttggtACTCGCTCAAGCTTCCCTCGGGATCAAGCTCAAAGTATACTAACTCGGCCGTACTCAACGCAATCACGACCTGCCGCTGGTTTGTGGTAGCAGCAACAATAGTTTGTCCTGGGGGAGCAGGCCATTCATCTACTCGATCGGCAGCTCGAATGTGTCGAAGACCGTAAGGGTGAACCTGTAAAAGACCGGCGTTACCAAGTTGCTGAACAGCAAGAGTAGGGCCTGAAGAAAGGAACCCAGTGTCGttgacttcttcaatcGTTTCACCGATAGAAAGGACTAAAGTACCGTTGGGGAAAGACAGGACAATGTAGGAATCGTATTCATCTGAATTGATGTCAGTATATCACGACCACTTTGTCTAGGCCAACTAACCATCTTCAGTCAGTTTCAATGTCCAGACGTTGGTAGGCACACCGGGTAGTGGCGAGCTAACCATCTCCGCAACATCCAATCCGTGTTTCAACGTCCTAAAAGTACTTCTGGCACCGCGTCCACAAGCTGCATATATTTGGGGAGTGTCAGAACTGGCACCGAGAAGGTTGACGACGTGGGCATCAGTTATGGGGTCCAAAGAAGGAACATTGtcaacaaggagaaggttaCGAAGAGGTTGTGGGTCAAAGAAAgcaaagggaagaggtcCATCAATATTACCATTCTCAGGGTAATCGGTAGATGACCACTCTTGCTCGCCGTCATCTTCCGCAAGACTCTGGAACTGGTACAAATTTCTGCGGCAATTTCAGGATAATTCGGCAGTTCTTAAGGGTGCACTTACTGGTCACTGAACTCGCTGGCCACATAGATATAACCTCTCTTCAAGATACAAAGACTGTTTGCCACAGGAACGGTGTCAAAGTACTTGATTTTGAGTGCAACAACATCTTCACCGTTGTGCTCGATCCAGACCTTGTACAGGTCACCATCCTCAGACTGGAgtaagaagaaaaaggcacCCTATCGTTTGTCAGTCGCAGTTATTTTTATTTAGACTTCTAAGAAGTGTACCTTGATTTTGTGCATGACCGCGGAAACGATGATTAAGCCTCGACTTTTGTCACCTCTTTGCACAAGAGGATTTCGCCGTCTAGGGATGGGTATTCTGTGAGCCTCAACATCCATGTGCTTCCAGATGATGTGGTCCTCCGTGCAGACAAGAACACCTGAAGGGCCTTCAAATCTGTCAGAGTTGGCGTTTTGGCCACCGGGAACTTGAGAGCTGTCAGCATGCCAATGCCCAGGAAAATGGCAACGTCTCACCTTGCACCAGAAGATTTGCCCGTCTGTCTGTGGGTTCACTCCATTTCCGCACAACGTGGTTCAATCCAAGATCCAACTCGTAGAACGTTAAGTGCTATACGTATAGATTAGTGATGCCTTAAACGGCTTTAAATTTTAACTCACCTTCTGAGCATTTTCGTACGCCTCTCCTGTAGGGTCCTGATCGGATTCGGAGTAGTCAGTTTCTAAAGCAGCATACAAAGGGTTGTCATATCCCTAGATAATTTTAGCTTTTTTAGATTTTCGCATATCCAGACCGAAACCCACCTGGTCAACGCCGACTACGTGAGTCACGAGAGTAT of the Cryptococcus tetragattii IND107 chromosome 2, whole genome shotgun sequence genome contains:
- a CDS encoding pre-mRNA-splicing factor RSE1, whose translation is MHLLNLTLSSPTNVSTAVVGSFSGSKSQEILCVRGGTKLEIFKLNATTGQLDTIVSTEAFGTIRNIAGFRLAGMTKDYILATSDSGRLSILEFVISPTPHFESLYQEVFGKSGSRRIVPGQFLAVDPKGRSCLVGSLEKTKLVYVLNRNTDGKLYPSSPLEAHKNHTLVTHVVGVDQGYDNPLYAALETDYSESDQDPTGEAYENAQKHLTFYELDLGLNHVVRKWSEPTDRRANLLVQVPGGQNANSDRFEGPSGVLVCTEDHIIWKHMDVEAHRIPIPRRRNPLVQRGDKSRGLIIVSAVMHKIKGAFFFLLQSEDGDLYKVWIEHNGEDVVALKIKYFDTVPVANSLCILKRGYIYVASEFSDQNLYQFQSLAEDDGEQEWSSTDYPENGNIDGPLPFAFFDPQPLRNLLLVDNVPSLDPITDAHVVNLLGASSDTPQIYAACGRGARSTFRTLKHGLDVAEMVSSPLPGVPTNVWTLKLTEDDEYDSYIVLSFPNGTLVLSIGETIEEVNDTGFLSSGPTLAVQQLGNAGLLQVHPYGLRHIRAADRVDEWPAPPGQTIVAATTNQRQVVIALSTAELVYFELDPEGSLSEYQEKKALPGNATCVTIAEVPEGRRRTPFLAVGCDNQTVSIISLEPDSTLDTLSLQALTAPPTSICLAEIFDTSIDKNRATMFLNIGLMNGVLLRTVVDPVDGSLSDTRLRFLGAKPPKLVRANVQGQPSVMAFSSRTWLLYTYQDMLQTQPLIYDTLEYAWSLSAAMCPDGLIGISGNTLRIFSIPKLGEKLKQDSTPLTYTPRKFISHPFNSVFYMIEADHRTYSKGAIERIVKQKESEGRRVDTLLLDLPANEFGRPRAPAGHWASCVRVLDPLANETIMTFDLDEDEAAFSIAIAYFERGGGEPFLVVGTGVKTTLQPKGCKEGYLRVYAIKEQGRILEFLHKTKTDDIPLCLAGFQGFLLAGIGKSLRLYEMGKKALLRKCENNGFPTAVVTINVQGARIIVGDMQESTFYCVYRSIPTRQLLIFADDSQPRWITCVTSVDYETVACGDKFGNIFINRLDPSISEKVDDDPTGATILHEKSFLMGAAHKTEMIAHYNIGSVVTSITKIPLVAGGRDVLVYTTISGAVGALVPFVSSDDIEFMSTLEMHMRTQDISLVGRDHIAYRGYYVPIKGVVDGDLCESFSLLPYPKQQAIASDLDRSVGDVLKKLEQMRTSSAF